From the genome of Xyrauchen texanus isolate HMW12.3.18 chromosome 7, RBS_HiC_50CHRs, whole genome shotgun sequence:
CACTCTATATGCTCCAATGCACCAGTGTTACATAGACACAGTGTTTTCTGGGTTTTTGGAGGGCCTTTCAGGTCATATGCTTTTTTTGATGCACTGTgctaatttaatatattattattattagtcatgTTTGCATGCCTTCCATTGTGATACTTTTACCATTCAATGTTTTCATGTGTCAGAATGCAGTACCTATAAACATTGAAGATATGTCTCAGGTTATGCCTTGTATTACAAGGCCATGAACCTAGCATATGTGCAcatgtgttttgtgtgaaatatttcttCACAAATTTACAACAAATCATTATAAACTCATGTACTGAATGTGTTGGATCTTTTGTAGCTTTGTTATTTTTTGACCATTTATTGTAATTGACTATGTATAATTGAGAGCTACAATGAGATGCTAGTTTGTTGTCAGGcagcaaattaaaataaatagaatttagGAGGAGAAACTgagtttcacattttaaaattatgGATGACTGATAGAGATTATTTGTGTCaaagtttttaaaacaatttgttATATTGtagcaattattatttaattatttgtaatatgtttaatgacttcaacacaATAGTTTAAATGGCTCATGAGCCGTTTCATGAATGCTTTACAATACAGCTTGTAATCTGCATATTTGTGCACATTTAATAAAGGTACTAACCCAAAAATACTGAGTTTTATTTACCCAAAACTGTTCAGAACATAATAAActtgataaaacaaaaatcaatttttttttttacattataaataaacatgtaaacaaatgcttaaattatttaaatattgttgtctattatacaaatataaaagtaaCTTATGGTCAATTTTTCAAGGATGTGTTAATGAATTCAGGATTGATCtgaaatttaaaattatttgcatttagtgaaggacacattttttgtttttatttggggATTAAggattaaacttttaaaatctgtCATTCAGGCAGGCTTTACAGAATCACATCTGTACTTGTAATCCTGTGTTACTGTACAGCGCATGTACATGGGCAGAGTGTGCATAAAatgctctgcgcatgcatcaggCTCAGTGTAAAGATGTCAAGATTAATAGTGAAAacggagttacattttggtctatttctCACCCTAAACTGAtcgtatagcttcagaagacatggattaaaccatttaaatcctatggattacctttatgtccactttggagcttggaagtgttggtCCCCATTGATTTTTATTAAGATGATTATGTCatgcaaatgttcaaatgtatcaccttacactATAGTAAAAAGGTTTTGATGTCATCAGATAGCATTATCTAAGAAACAAGGCGAAAAACGCGcttttattaactgataatctgccatttgaTTAGTGTAAAAGGGAATAAAAGTTATACGTTATatcgcctctagtgttaatttcaccaggaaactgccacgatacgAACAACGAACACAATTTAGCAAAAAAATGTAGATATAGTAACGTGAGTCTTtgagactatgttggtaatgTCAAAAAGCTGACAACTGATCAGAATATCCTTCACTTTACTCTTGATTTCTCACAAGTTGATAGGGCTGTTCCTCATCCAGAGATGAAGATCCTTTACATCCACCCCTTCTGGCCTTGCTCTCTGTCCTAATGGATCATCCTTTAGTGGTCTGATCCTGCCACAAGCTGGGCTTTTGCTGCTTGACTCATTTATGACCCTAATGAGTCTCTGCTGGTTTCTATCCGCCTTTGTGCTGGCCAATGCTGACTGGACATTCAAACAAGTTAATTGAAATGTTGAGGGCCCACTTGAGATTAATCCTCTCCTCTTAGCTGTTGTAGGCATGGCCTTTCCCAGAGACAAGCCCTTATGAAGAGACCTCCGTTTCATAATTCTTGAGTGTGGTTCTATGTGGGAACTATTGATGCAGAGATCCCGAAAGCCCTGTGAGAGTGGTCCCACACAGGAGGGACTGGGATCTTCCACTGATGGCATAGATCTCACTTTTCTCAGCTGAGATGAAGCACTATCCTTATGAACCTGTAAACCAATACCTGGGAGAAAGAACTCTGAAAACTGCTTGCTCTGAACAACACTTGGTGGAGCCAAACCGTTTTGCATCCAGCTACCTCTGGCATTCCATGTTAGAGGATTGTAGATGACATGCCAGTCTAGTGGGCAGCAGTTAGACTTGTGGAGTAATGGATCAATGCACCCCGTATGGAACTACAATGTCAGGAGATAGTGAAAGAAGGAGAATTAGATGTATGCAATATTTTGCATTGTGTTAGATTAGTTATAACCATGAAATGATGCAAATGATTCTTTTTTCATCTTGTCAAAAAAAGTCAGTGACATTAAAAGTATCTCAGATACAAATGATTTGtttcaaaacctaatgagctgatCTACATAAGAGAACATTCCAACAGAAACAGAACCTTGTTAATGAGGGACCTGAGATGCCCTTAATGTGTTAATAGCTGCCTAGCATGGCAATTCATTAAGATTTAGGACAGAGCCATATGtaaaggataatgtacagttgACGCAGAGGGGTCTTgcatcaccctgaaggggtttattttgtaataagaGTACTGACTGTACCTTATCCCGCTTGTTACACTGCTAcctactaaataaataaacagacaggaaatagttattttcattgaaattatgttattatatgagaagaaagaaattgtgTAGTCTCAAGAAACAAATCCACCTCTGGTTTCTTTTGGTGTTTATGTAGCATATAAAATTACCATCTGACTTCTCGTTATACAGCTTACTCCAAGACAATTTGCCAGATAAATTCATAAATGGAGAGtttagatatgttttttttttagcttgcttGTAGAGATTGCATAGTGACAAGAAGTCTGAAAGATGACTGGCAATATTGGATGGCACGATTtacaaatcagaatcaagtatacCAGAAAGCcatgtaataatgtaatttacCATACAGGTCTATGCAGagacatttataaaaacaaaagtaaaccCCTATCTTCATTTCTCCCATTTAATTGTTAGTGTCAAGGTCCCTTTAAAGCAAGTCAGGTCACTCATATTCAAAACACCTTCAGGTAGCTATTTCATGAGACTATTTGggagagatgggccacttctacaaaaattaatgggagaaattggaatgcccaacggtcaacagatgtaggAAAGAAGTCCCtccttaaaggtaaaagagccaatcacctttaaataaggacatcgcctgtcaatcaactcaaggacacacatgcacattagctatataAGCCaggaaaatgtttcttttttagtgtaatcttaaaaaaagaagcacaatttaacacataataccagtgttgtcagattttactgctgttttgaaatatgtactttgatcataatcttgaccaaccattttggagatttatctctttccccattcaagtaggtaggagctgcacttgtatgctgcTTATTTACATAGAAAATTTGCTGCTCAGATATTATTGGAGTGTTCCAATAATAGCCacacttgctaaaaagactttacTATTTAATAGTCATACAGGTCCAACTTCTATCTACTTAAATGGTGAAAGATTAAAATCTCCAAAGCTGTTGGTCATGATAAGGGGAAAATAACATCAAATCGACAATAAAATACTTTAATACAACAGTGCTGTCACAAATTGTGCTTCTTCAGatcaaatcacacaaaaaaaattcagGCTGGTCAAGCTAATGCACTGGTGCATTGTCGCGTAAACTCTGTCAGCCATCAACGACATATAAAATCATAACATACCAAATCGGCAATAAAATATTACAACAATGCTGTAATAAATTTTGCttcttcagaaaaaaaaacacagtctAGTCAAGTTAATGCACTAGCGCTTtcaagttcactcaaaaatggaaattgttgatttatttactcaccctcatgccgtcccagatgtatatgactttctttcttctgctgaacacaaacaaagatttttagaagaatatctcatctctgtaggttcattcaatgcaagtgaatggtggccagaactttaaaggtccaaaaagcatgtaaaggcagaataaaagtaatctatacgactcctgtggttaaatccatgtcattagaagcgatatgataattGAGGttcagaaacagataaatatttagtacttttttttttttttttactataaatctccactttaatatTAACTTTcctattcttcttttgtttttgttgatttcttattcttcgtgcatattgcaacttactgggcagggaggagaatttatagtaaaaaggacttaaatattgagctgttcCTCACCTACACTTATCACATCACTtaagacatagattaaacaactggtgctttttggagctccaaagttctggctaccattcaattacattgcatgtaccaacagagcagagatattcttctaaaacactgattcttgagataagggacaaaacaacatacaaaagtcatctttatttaaaaaatcaagaaattcataaaaataaaaatactggaaaagttaaatctaaaggaaatgtgtatactcagggcattttgtacttatatttttaaataatttcattagactttttttaaatgcatgctctatacatggaagcacatgtaacttgtcctcagcaagaggtcacaatgttaaacttctaaacaaattgtttaaaaatgcaacacattcataaatataaatatcaaatgaaaggtagggatctgtaagatatcaaacaatttATTAAGAAAACTTATTTTCCATGTCTGGAAAATAAGTTTGCCTATCAAACAACTGCCTGTCCTGTCCTCACTTTGTGTCAATtccgtcattttttttttatcctgaaTAAATTGGAAAATGTCCTGATCAGCTTTAACTCAGAGTACCCCTTttccacttcctgctcatggtggatgcaacattAGGACACGTAGTCTTGTATGTTTGatatttttccatattttaaaCAATGCACAAGTCTCTGCGGTCACAGCTTCAACTTGTCAACTCAATCAttctcattattttaatttctgttaaaatTGTGGGATACATTTTggaattttagtttagtttaaagagGCATCTTCAACTGAGGGGGAAAAAATGGCTCAGGTGTACAACACatggttaagatggaaaaatattcaattttgtcAACTGTCAGAATTTTGTGAATGAtatgaaaacagaaaaaatatgtatgtatttgatcACTTAACAATATTATTAGATTATTAAAGACTTTACACTTGTTGAATGAATCATATTAAAATAGCATGCTTTTTGGTGTGTCTGACGGAGTTGATACAAATGACAGTAAGATGCaagttatgaagtgaataaatgtcaattttcaggAAAAAAAAGGTTTTTTATAAAGATCTGTTCACTTACATCGTTCATTAGctgagacctttgtctacaaatatctccatttcaaattaatttagtattaaaaaataaaaactctagattttaaacatgttttgtaccttatctcaagaatcagtgtgtttagcagaagaaagaaagttatacacatctgggatgacatgagggtgagtaaatggtgagagaatttaattttttttatgaaaattcagCAATGCGATTGCTACCATAAATGAGTGACCCATCCCATCCTTTGATGTTTCAGGTAGTGTGCATCCTGGCCATTATACCACAGTTTATATGACTGCATGTTGAGCATTCTGCATATGGGATGTGTTACCTTGTGTTTGCAGGGTAGGGTTCTGACATTCTGGTCCAATTTAAAGCTTGAAAGGCAGATTCTGCACTGAACACCTGGATAAAGCAGTCTGGACTCTTTTCGAaccttcatcactggcaaactcTTTATTACATGGCTTGGGACTATATCACATATCCCACCAGACATGCTGCTGGACATAAACAGGGCAAAGTGACAGGATAAATGCCTAAAAGCCTTCCTCAAATTGTTCCAATATGCTTATAAATAGAAATTGGATTAGGAATTAAAATTTCAAGAATCAAGTTGCTAATAATCTGTGCTGTACATGGTAGTGGCAGACTAACCTACTACCCATGACGTGTTGTGTCATCTTCTGTGTTTCCTCCATTGTGCGAGGAACTGTCTGCCATGGCTGACCCCTTTTCTGTGCAAATATGAATGTAATAGAAGAAGCTTTTGGGACATTATCAATAATCGCATAATACATTAAAGTTCAcataatagttcactcaaaaatttaaatcagaatgttagccttagccACTCATTTTAATTGTAtctttttccccatacaatgaaagtgacatacctaacatctccttcagTGTAAACACCCATACTCACCATTTGAACAATGAAGCAATGCTGTGGATGGAAGGTCCTTTTAAAGCATTCCTCACACAGGTGGAAAAAACTGCACTCTGTGCACCTGTGAACATCAGACATAAGGCATTTGTAACTGAAACAAAATCTAGCATTTTAAGTCAGCATCAGAATGAATTGTCATCATTGATTTGTCTGTGTTATTTGATGGTTGCCTACTTGAAACATTTCCCAACAATAGGACAGAACCTGCAATTGTTACACACAACTCCAAGGTGTTTGTCGAAACGCTCCTTTTCACAGCTGGTACACACATCACTGGCATTTTTCACCTGCCAAAGATAATACATGAAAACCAAGTTGTTTAATGCTTTTAAGGGATAGTTGTGCAAAATTGAAAAGTCTCACTTTTATTtactgtcatgttgttccaaacctgcatgactttcttttttttctgtgaaaaacaaaaggagattatGGGAGTAAATTGGACGTTTCATCACGATACGATCTTGaatcgattctcttggcctgcgatCTGATATTTGCAGATTCTTAAAAATCTGTCGTGATATGATTCGATTCAGGGGCCTGTGATCGATATTCCGATAtgatgtgcctattttacacaatcaattaaatttattttttgccCTTAAAtgcaaccaacaaaaataatttgatggttttattcAGCACCCTGTATACACAAATATGTTACTAcagataaataatatatacacaaatat
Proteins encoded in this window:
- the zswim2 gene encoding E3 ubiquitin-protein ligase ZSWIM2, with protein sequence MFRKTVWRKTGSDVVNLHQDRALNTTIFILKEFGPIGFLLKEDGESKNYKVCLGDPHSCTCPTFQKEKDLCVHICWVLIRKFRLPRDHEYCFQYGLVERQILELLQGLHVNKTVPPNDRGSLGSSYPEAIEEDGSVRQKVIEKDDICPICQEELLLKKLPVTFCKFSCGNSIHISCMKVWADHQTKKDLHTMLKCPLCREDFSTFKELFEQVKNASDVCTSCEKERFDKHLGVVCNNCRFCPIVGKCFKCTECSFFHLCEECFKRTFHPQHCFIVQMKRGQPWQTVPRTMEETQKMTQHVMGSSSMSGGICDIVPSHVIKSLPVMKVRKESRLLYPGVQCRICLSSFKLDQNVRTLPCKHKFHTGCIDPLLHKSNCCPLDWHVIYNPLTWNARGSWMQNGLAPPSVVQSKQFSEFFLPGIGLQVHKDSASSQLRKVRSMPSVEDPSPSCVGPLSQGFRDLCINSSHIEPHSRIMKRRSLHKGLSLGKAMPTTAKRRGLISSGPSTFQLTCLNVQSALASTKADRNQQRLIRVINESSSKSPACGRIRPLKDDPLGQRARPEGVDVKDLHLWMRNSPINL